In Rhodothermus sp., one genomic interval encodes:
- a CDS encoding metal ABC transporter permease, which produces MSPALEILLVAVLTAAACALPGAFLVLRRMSLVSDAISHAVLPGIVIGFFLTENLQHPLLLILAGASGLLTVYLIELLEKTGRLREDAAIGLVFPALFSIGVLLIARFAGQVHLDTDAVLLGELAFVPFDRLQWRGIDLGPRALWTMSSLLLLNALLLWLLYKEMTLATFDAAAAAVLGFRPTLLHYLLMGLVAVTVVAAFHAVGAILVIALMIGPPATALLLARRMPTYLLLSLLIGALSALPGYGMARVLDVSIAGSMATMVGVLFSLVWLLAPETGLLARWHRHRRQQTDFALDLLLLHLLHHEHQPTATAERHQATLPTHLNWTNERLNAILAEGQRRGWLQLKGSEVHLTPAGRARASRLVETLAPARLH; this is translated from the coding sequence ATGAGTCCTGCGCTGGAAATCCTGCTGGTAGCTGTTCTGACGGCGGCCGCCTGTGCGCTGCCCGGTGCCTTTCTGGTGCTCCGCCGCATGAGTCTGGTCAGCGACGCTATCAGCCACGCTGTCCTGCCCGGCATTGTAATAGGCTTCTTTCTCACCGAAAACCTGCAACACCCCCTGCTGCTCATACTGGCCGGTGCCTCAGGCCTGCTTACCGTCTACCTGATTGAGCTGCTGGAGAAAACCGGCCGCTTGCGGGAAGATGCTGCCATTGGATTGGTTTTTCCCGCACTGTTTAGCATAGGGGTGTTGCTCATTGCCCGATTTGCCGGACAGGTGCATCTGGATACCGATGCCGTGCTGCTGGGCGAGCTGGCTTTCGTGCCGTTTGATCGCCTTCAGTGGCGGGGCATCGATCTGGGGCCTCGTGCCCTCTGGACCATGAGCAGCCTGCTTCTGCTCAATGCCCTCCTACTCTGGTTGCTTTATAAGGAGATGACGCTTGCGACATTCGATGCAGCCGCAGCGGCGGTACTGGGCTTTCGTCCGACGCTGCTACACTACCTGCTGATGGGCCTTGTAGCTGTAACGGTAGTTGCTGCCTTTCACGCCGTAGGCGCTATTCTGGTCATCGCGCTGATGATTGGGCCGCCGGCCACCGCTTTGCTCCTGGCCCGCCGCATGCCCACCTACCTCCTGCTCAGCCTGCTGATCGGCGCGTTGAGTGCCCTGCCTGGTTATGGCATGGCGCGTGTGCTGGACGTATCCATCGCCGGATCCATGGCTACTATGGTGGGTGTGCTATTCAGCCTGGTCTGGCTATTGGCTCCGGAAACAGGACTGCTGGCCCGATGGCATCGCCACCGTCGGCAACAAACAGATTTTGCACTGGACCTGCTTTTGCTGCATCTGCTGCATCATGAACATCAACCCACCGCTACGGCCGAGCGCCATCAGGCCACTTTACCCACCCACCTGAACTGGACGAACGAGCGCCTCAATGCGATTTTAGCAGAAGGCCAACGGAGAGGCTGGCTCCAGCTCAAAGGATCCGAGGTGCATCTTACCCCGGCGGGACGTGCTCGGGCTTCCCGGCTCGTCGAAACACTCGCTCCTGCACGACTACACTAA
- a CDS encoding zinc ABC transporter substrate-binding protein, translating to MGRSGSYLLTFGLGSLLLLLTSCQATPPRADGRLRIVATTSIVADLARQLGGNAVDVVALMGPGIDPHLYRASEGDVARMQRADLVLYNGLHLEGKMGEVFERMRVLGRPTLAVAECVPDSLLLQASGYGGVYDPHVWMDVRRWQYAARCVADILARMDTMRAAFYRNRLNAYLAELEATDAYVRRQSATLPSDRRVLITSHDAFRYFGDAYGWEVHGLLGVSTATEAGTADVQALAEFIVARRVPAIFVESSVPERYLRALQEAVAARGFSVRLAGPLYSDALGDPDSPAGIYTGMIRTNIDTIVEALRSIATP from the coding sequence ATGGGTCGTTCAGGAAGTTATCTCCTGACGTTTGGTCTGGGTAGCCTTCTATTGCTGCTGACCTCCTGTCAGGCCACGCCGCCTCGAGCAGATGGACGACTCCGCATTGTGGCCACCACATCGATTGTGGCAGACCTGGCCCGTCAGCTGGGTGGCAATGCTGTGGACGTTGTCGCGCTGATGGGCCCCGGGATTGATCCGCATCTCTACCGCGCCAGTGAGGGCGACGTGGCGCGTATGCAGCGGGCCGATCTGGTGTTGTACAACGGGCTGCATCTGGAAGGCAAAATGGGAGAAGTTTTTGAGCGCATGCGGGTGCTGGGACGTCCGACGCTGGCCGTGGCCGAATGCGTGCCTGACAGCTTGCTCCTTCAGGCTTCCGGATACGGGGGCGTATACGACCCGCATGTGTGGATGGACGTGCGGCGCTGGCAATATGCTGCCCGTTGCGTAGCGGACATCCTCGCGCGTATGGATACGATGCGTGCTGCCTTCTATCGAAATCGGCTGAACGCCTACCTGGCCGAACTGGAAGCCACCGACGCTTATGTACGCCGGCAATCGGCTACGCTACCATCGGATCGGCGCGTGCTGATCACCTCCCATGATGCCTTCCGATATTTCGGGGATGCCTATGGATGGGAAGTGCACGGCCTGCTGGGCGTCTCAACAGCCACGGAAGCCGGTACGGCCGACGTGCAGGCGCTGGCCGAATTCATTGTAGCCCGTCGTGTGCCGGCCATCTTCGTAGAAAGCTCCGTACCGGAGCGCTATCTGCGCGCGCTCCAAGAGGCGGTAGCTGCACGCGGCTTTTCGGTACGGCTGGCCGGCCCCCTTTACTCCGATGCACTCGGCGATCCGGATTCGCCAGCCGGCATCTATACAGGCATGATCCGCACCAACATCGACACCATTGTCGAAGCGCTTCGAAGTATTGCGACGCCATGA
- a CDS encoding DNA topoisomerase IV subunit B, with product MAEITAAYTGRDIQVLEGLEPVRKRPGMYIGGTGKPGLHHLLWEIVDNAVDEAVNGFASLIEVTLHADGRSVTVTDNGRGIPVDPHPIKKIPTLELILTTLHAGGKFDRKNYITSGGLHGVGASVVNALSEELIATVRRDGKTYQQRFVRGKPKTKLKVIARNTRGTGTSIYFRPDPEIFETTEFDPAWIREHLEIKTYLNRNLKIIFRDETSGGRYEFQHEGGIVEYLARLVEEQGARVVHPEPFVLIQEALRDGARLEVALQWTEAPRELIRSFVNGIPTTEGGTHEQGFKEAVRSAVRAYMETHDLLPRNLEVTADDIREGLVAIVNLFMVEPQFQGQTKEKLNNPEARSLVIGAVRLDLEQFLNAHPTVAEAIVARIIQAAKARLASRAAARSARRQTSVSHRLNLPGKLADCTSTNPEACELFIVEGDSAGGSAKQARDRRFQAVLPLRGKVLNAEQASLRKVEENKELSNIVQALGCGIGEKLDLSRLRYHKVILLMDADSDGHHITTLLLTFFYRYMRPLIENGHVYIAQPPLYRIVAGRETYWALDDADRDRILQELHQKRKNLQVEIQRFKGLGEMMPDTLRETTLDPRKRRLLRVEIPEDARLQTEQTISELMGRDVSARFRFIMENAAQVDAEALDV from the coding sequence ATGGCAGAGATTACGGCAGCCTATACGGGCAGAGATATTCAGGTACTGGAAGGCTTGGAGCCGGTACGCAAGCGACCGGGCATGTATATTGGAGGTACCGGCAAGCCCGGCTTGCATCACCTGCTCTGGGAGATTGTCGACAATGCGGTGGATGAGGCCGTCAATGGCTTTGCTTCACTGATTGAGGTAACGCTGCACGCGGATGGTCGCAGTGTCACAGTAACGGATAATGGACGAGGCATTCCTGTCGATCCGCATCCGATCAAAAAAATCCCCACGCTGGAGCTGATTCTGACGACGCTACATGCCGGCGGAAAGTTTGACCGGAAAAATTACATCACCTCGGGTGGCTTGCACGGCGTGGGCGCTTCGGTAGTGAATGCCCTCTCAGAGGAGCTGATCGCTACGGTACGGCGCGATGGTAAGACCTACCAGCAACGTTTCGTACGGGGTAAGCCGAAGACGAAGCTGAAAGTGATCGCCCGAAACACGCGGGGGACGGGCACCAGCATTTATTTTCGTCCGGACCCGGAGATTTTTGAAACCACCGAATTCGATCCCGCCTGGATCCGGGAGCACCTGGAGATCAAAACCTACCTGAACCGCAACCTGAAGATCATCTTCAGGGATGAGACAAGCGGGGGACGCTACGAATTTCAGCACGAAGGCGGGATCGTAGAATACCTGGCCCGACTGGTCGAGGAGCAGGGCGCGCGTGTCGTGCACCCTGAGCCGTTTGTATTGATTCAGGAGGCGTTGCGCGATGGGGCCCGTCTGGAGGTAGCCCTGCAGTGGACCGAAGCACCACGTGAGCTGATCCGGTCGTTTGTCAATGGCATCCCCACCACCGAAGGCGGCACGCACGAGCAAGGTTTCAAAGAGGCTGTACGAAGTGCTGTGCGCGCCTATATGGAGACGCACGATCTACTGCCCCGCAATCTGGAAGTAACGGCCGATGACATTCGCGAGGGGCTGGTGGCGATTGTCAACCTGTTCATGGTAGAACCGCAGTTCCAGGGACAGACTAAAGAAAAGCTGAATAATCCCGAGGCACGGTCGCTGGTGATCGGGGCCGTGCGGCTGGATCTGGAGCAGTTCCTGAACGCCCATCCGACAGTGGCGGAAGCCATCGTAGCTCGCATCATTCAGGCTGCCAAAGCACGTCTGGCCAGCCGAGCTGCCGCTCGCTCTGCCCGCCGTCAGACTTCGGTCAGCCATCGGCTGAATCTACCGGGCAAACTCGCAGACTGCACCTCGACGAATCCAGAAGCATGTGAGCTGTTTATCGTAGAAGGCGATTCGGCTGGAGGAAGTGCCAAGCAGGCACGTGACCGACGCTTCCAGGCGGTGCTGCCGCTGCGCGGCAAGGTGCTGAATGCCGAACAGGCCTCGCTTCGTAAGGTCGAAGAAAACAAAGAGCTGTCAAATATTGTGCAGGCCCTGGGATGTGGTATCGGGGAAAAACTGGACCTGTCGCGCCTGCGCTATCATAAAGTCATCCTGCTGATGGATGCCGACTCGGACGGTCATCATATCACTACACTATTGCTTACGTTTTTCTATCGTTACATGCGCCCTCTCATTGAGAACGGTCACGTGTACATTGCCCAGCCACCGCTGTATCGGATTGTGGCAGGACGCGAAACTTACTGGGCACTGGATGATGCCGACCGTGACCGCATCCTGCAGGAGCTCCACCAGAAGCGTAAGAATCTCCAGGTGGAAATTCAGCGCTTCAAGGGACTGGGCGAGATGATGCCCGACACGCTGCGCGAAACCACACTGGATCCTCGAAAACGTCGCCTGCTGCGCGTCGAGATCCCAGAAGACGCCCGTCTACAGACCGAACAGACCATCTCGGAGCTGATGGGCCGCGATGTCTCGGCGCGCTTTCGGTTTATCATGGAAAATGCGGCGCAGGTGGATGCCGAGGCGCTCGACGTATAG
- a CDS encoding DNA topoisomerase IV subunit A, whose amino-acid sequence MPVVEVIPLHETTRERYLNFALSVITSRALPDIRDGLKPVQRRILYAMFQHLRLYPDARYRKSATIVGEVMGKYHPHGDAAIYEAMVRMAQDFSLRYPLVDGHGNFGSIDGDAAAAMRYTEARLQPLAMQLLEELRRRTVPMRPNFDGTLFEPVVLPARFPNLLVNGASGIAVGMATNIPPHNLGEVIDALIYLIDVPQAPLETILERFIQGPDFPTGGRVLNTREELLKIYRTGEGPIELRGEYKQEGKTRLVITSIPYGVAKADLVEKIAEHIAAGKVPQLSDVRDESTDEVRIVLELRRGADPKAAMAYLFRHTPLQTRFHVNLTCLVPTANPEVAVPRKVDLLTMLRAFLAFRMEVVVRRLRYDLEQLERRIHILRGFEKIFSALDEAIRIIRAARNKADAAQRLMHRFQLDEVQADAILETKLYKLSRLEIEAVRQELAEKESKAAEIQALLADETARWRLIREELKAIKAQFADPRRTVIAGPDEGFTYNHEAYIVDEDVYVIVTRDGWVKRQRSYTDVQSIRVREGDAVGWVLPGSTRATVGFFTNYGRCYTTRIEALPSTTGYGNPVQKLFDFSDRERVVGVVVFDERALPRPVPEPTEPVLFENGEEAPPRVHAVAVTRRGQTLRIPIDGFREPSTKNGRLFMRLESDDEVLGVEISAGNENVCLASREGYVLIFPVHQIPPVKSAAKGVIAMRLGKGDEVLGFTLASAARQGLEVETSRGRREIVRTTKFEVSRRGNRGRQIIRRGHLVRVIPAPVEIRLNGQG is encoded by the coding sequence ATGCCGGTTGTAGAAGTTATTCCGCTGCACGAGACGACGCGTGAGCGCTATTTAAACTTCGCGTTGTCCGTTATTACAAGCCGTGCCCTGCCCGATATTCGGGATGGGCTCAAGCCGGTTCAGCGGCGCATCCTCTATGCGATGTTTCAACATCTGCGTCTGTACCCGGATGCGCGCTACCGTAAAAGTGCGACGATTGTCGGCGAGGTGATGGGTAAATATCACCCGCATGGCGATGCGGCGATCTATGAGGCCATGGTACGCATGGCACAGGACTTTTCATTGCGCTATCCGCTGGTGGATGGGCATGGTAATTTCGGCTCGATTGATGGGGATGCAGCAGCGGCCATGCGCTACACAGAGGCCCGACTGCAGCCACTGGCCATGCAACTGCTGGAGGAGTTGCGGCGCCGGACCGTTCCAATGCGTCCTAATTTTGATGGCACGCTCTTCGAACCGGTCGTACTACCAGCCCGCTTCCCCAACCTGCTCGTCAACGGCGCCAGCGGGATTGCGGTGGGGATGGCGACCAATATTCCGCCACATAACCTGGGTGAGGTCATCGATGCGCTCATTTACTTGATTGACGTGCCCCAGGCGCCCCTGGAGACGATCCTGGAGCGGTTCATTCAGGGACCAGATTTTCCAACCGGTGGTCGTGTACTCAACACACGCGAAGAGCTACTGAAAATCTATCGCACTGGCGAAGGGCCTATCGAATTACGCGGTGAATACAAGCAGGAGGGCAAGACGCGCCTTGTTATTACGTCGATTCCTTACGGCGTTGCCAAAGCTGATCTGGTCGAAAAAATCGCTGAGCATATCGCAGCCGGCAAGGTTCCCCAGCTTTCAGATGTGCGAGACGAATCAACCGACGAGGTACGCATTGTGCTGGAGCTGCGTCGGGGGGCTGACCCGAAGGCGGCCATGGCCTATCTGTTCCGTCATACGCCGCTCCAGACGCGTTTCCACGTAAACCTTACCTGTCTGGTGCCTACAGCGAACCCGGAGGTGGCGGTCCCCCGCAAGGTCGATCTGCTGACCATGCTGCGTGCGTTTCTCGCATTCCGCATGGAAGTCGTGGTGCGGCGGTTGCGCTACGACCTGGAGCAGTTGGAACGCCGTATCCATATCCTGCGTGGTTTTGAAAAAATCTTCAGCGCACTGGACGAAGCCATTCGGATTATTCGCGCAGCGCGCAATAAAGCCGATGCGGCGCAGCGTCTGATGCATCGCTTCCAGCTTGATGAAGTGCAGGCCGATGCCATTCTGGAGACAAAGCTCTACAAGCTTTCGCGGTTAGAGATTGAAGCGGTTCGCCAGGAGCTGGCGGAAAAGGAAAGCAAGGCCGCGGAAATCCAGGCACTGCTGGCTGACGAAACGGCGCGCTGGCGGCTCATCCGGGAAGAGTTAAAGGCCATCAAAGCGCAGTTTGCCGACCCCCGTCGCACTGTCATTGCCGGACCGGACGAGGGCTTTACTTACAACCATGAGGCCTATATTGTAGATGAGGATGTGTACGTGATTGTTACGCGAGATGGGTGGGTCAAGCGCCAGCGCTCCTACACAGACGTGCAGAGCATTCGCGTGCGTGAAGGGGATGCGGTAGGCTGGGTCCTACCGGGTTCGACGCGGGCCACGGTCGGCTTCTTTACCAATTACGGTCGCTGCTACACCACGCGGATTGAGGCCCTGCCCAGTACGACCGGCTACGGGAATCCAGTACAGAAACTGTTTGACTTTTCAGACCGAGAGCGGGTGGTCGGCGTGGTAGTCTTCGACGAGCGGGCGCTGCCGCGTCCGGTCCCGGAGCCGACCGAACCCGTCCTGTTTGAGAACGGCGAGGAAGCACCACCTCGGGTGCATGCCGTGGCCGTCACACGCAGAGGGCAGACGCTGCGCATTCCCATCGACGGTTTTCGGGAACCTTCCACAAAAAATGGTCGCCTTTTCATGCGACTGGAATCAGATGATGAAGTGCTGGGGGTTGAGATCTCGGCCGGCAATGAGAACGTCTGTCTGGCTTCACGGGAGGGCTATGTGCTCATTTTCCCCGTACATCAGATTCCGCCGGTGAAATCGGCGGCTAAGGGGGTGATCGCTATGCGGCTGGGTAAAGGCGACGAGGTGCTGGGCTTCACGTTGGCTTCGGCTGCTCGTCAGGGCCTGGAAGTCGAAACCAGCCGGGGCCGGCGCGAGATCGTTCGCACCACCAAGTTTGAGGTATCGCGCCGGGGTAACCGCGGCCGACAGATTATCCGACGGGGACATCTTGTGCGGGTTATCCCGGCGCCTGTGGAAATTCGGCTCAATGGACAGGGATAA
- a CDS encoding 6-bladed beta-propeller — MQFQWRVGSMRSVHSWELFGRVISVSQNQKGHIFALDNQYTEVRVFDEKGRFLFAIGEKGEGPGSFMYPEWIAIDQWDTVYVTDRVQRKIEVFAPKGNAYVYERTILLPQIASGGICVDSSSIFISTNNMYNDSLIYRLDKNGNVIGKFGNISYRSENPVVRSYITRNYISCNLENEVIVLIFRYAPIFKVYSREGKLLWQVWIDDLNVSGFTEFKTGGVGFSRDKQEINLV; from the coding sequence ATGCAGTTTCAGTGGCGTGTAGGAAGTATGCGTAGTGTCCATTCCTGGGAGCTATTTGGAAGGGTAATATCTGTTTCCCAGAATCAGAAAGGACATATTTTTGCATTAGACAACCAATATACTGAAGTAAGAGTGTTTGATGAAAAAGGAAGATTCTTGTTTGCGATAGGGGAAAAGGGAGAAGGGCCAGGATCTTTTATGTATCCTGAATGGATTGCGATAGATCAGTGGGATACGGTTTATGTAACCGATCGCGTCCAGAGAAAAATTGAAGTTTTTGCACCTAAGGGAAATGCTTATGTGTATGAGCGAACTATCTTACTTCCTCAAATAGCCTCAGGTGGCATCTGTGTTGATAGTTCATCTATTTTTATTTCTACAAATAATATGTATAATGATTCTTTAATATATAGATTGGATAAAAATGGTAATGTTATTGGGAAATTTGGTAATATATCGTATAGAAGTGAAAATCCTGTTGTCCGAAGTTACATTACAAGAAATTATATATCTTGCAATTTGGAAAATGAGGTAATTGTATTAATTTTTAGATATGCACCTATTTTTAAGGTGTATTCTCGAGAGGGTAAACTTTTGTGGCAAGTCTGGATTGATGATCTTAATGTAAGCGGATTTACGGAGTTTAAGACAGGAGGTGTTGGATTTTCGCGTGATAAACAAGAAATAAATTTAGTTTGA
- a CDS encoding metal ABC transporter ATP-binding protein, translated as MSWAIEIEDLTVAYQQQPVLWDVDVVIPSGQMTAIVGPNGAGKSTLLKAVLGIVRPAAGRIRVLGRPFRAQERRVAYVPQRADLDWDFPATVFDVALMGTYGRVGWLRRPGAAERARARTALERVGMTDLADRPIGQLSGGQQQRVLLARALAQEADVYLLDEPFQGVDAPTEATLLEVLRWLKRQGKTIVVVHHDLSTVAEYFDWVVLLNVQCIACGPVSETFTSDNLRRTYGGRMVTPVLSTITSA; from the coding sequence ATGAGTTGGGCTATTGAAATCGAAGATCTGACTGTTGCCTATCAGCAGCAGCCGGTGCTCTGGGATGTTGATGTGGTGATTCCGTCTGGTCAGATGACGGCCATCGTAGGCCCCAACGGCGCCGGCAAGAGCACGCTGCTAAAGGCGGTGCTGGGCATTGTGCGTCCGGCCGCCGGACGCATTCGGGTACTGGGCCGTCCGTTTCGTGCTCAGGAACGTCGGGTAGCGTACGTACCTCAGCGGGCTGATTTGGACTGGGACTTCCCGGCTACTGTGTTTGATGTGGCGTTAATGGGCACCTATGGACGTGTGGGCTGGCTGCGACGTCCCGGTGCGGCTGAACGCGCCCGGGCGCGCACTGCACTGGAGCGTGTCGGCATGACCGACCTGGCCGACCGTCCAATTGGCCAGCTCTCCGGGGGGCAGCAACAGCGCGTGCTGCTGGCCCGTGCGCTGGCACAAGAAGCAGACGTTTATCTGCTCGACGAACCCTTTCAAGGGGTCGATGCCCCCACGGAAGCGACGTTACTCGAGGTGCTGCGTTGGCTCAAGCGACAGGGTAAAACCATTGTGGTGGTACACCACGATCTGTCCACCGTGGCTGAATACTTCGACTGGGTGGTGCTCCTGAATGTCCAGTGTATTGCCTGTGGACCGGTAAGCGAAACTTTCACTTCGGACAATCTGCGACGCACGTATGGAGGTCGTATGGTGACGCCGGTGCTGTCCACCATAACCTCTGCATAG
- a CDS encoding metal ABC transporter permease, whose amino-acid sequence MDFTLRIVMTGAALLGLISGSLGTLAVLRRQGLIGDAVAHAALPGIVLAFLISGSKASVILQLGAAISGTLAMLWVQSVLHTTHIRFDAALGMALAVFFGLGVVLLSAAQHTAGAAQAGLDRFLFGQAATLLQEDLLAMAVTGALALGLVLVFWKEIKLVLFDEAYAAALGLPVRWLQTLLIILLVVAIVIGLQTVGVVLMIAVIVAPAAAARQWSSRYGRVLLLAGLFGLLSGALGAWISNLAPRLPTGPIIVLLLTVLVLLSVLIAPARGLLWQRYRRRRARTTAQQAVVAVLQELAHHHPQDHPHPTATIQAALGGNVPVEAILRDLERRGKVQHKPGQGWHLTNPPHTP is encoded by the coding sequence ATGGATTTCACGCTGCGCATTGTAATGACCGGCGCTGCCCTGCTGGGGCTGATCTCCGGGTCACTGGGTACCCTGGCGGTACTCCGACGACAGGGCTTGATTGGCGACGCAGTAGCCCACGCAGCATTACCGGGCATCGTACTGGCCTTTCTGATCAGCGGCTCAAAAGCATCGGTCATCCTTCAGCTTGGAGCAGCAATCAGCGGGACGCTGGCCATGCTATGGGTACAGAGCGTACTGCACACTACACACATTCGCTTTGATGCGGCGCTGGGAATGGCCCTGGCTGTGTTTTTTGGTCTGGGAGTGGTACTGCTTTCGGCTGCGCAACATACAGCCGGCGCCGCACAGGCAGGGCTGGATCGTTTTCTGTTTGGCCAGGCTGCCACGCTGCTCCAGGAAGACCTGCTGGCCATGGCCGTCACTGGCGCGCTGGCCCTTGGACTGGTGCTGGTCTTCTGGAAAGAAATAAAGCTGGTTCTGTTCGATGAAGCCTATGCCGCGGCACTGGGACTTCCAGTACGATGGCTGCAGACCCTGCTGATTATCCTGCTGGTGGTGGCCATTGTAATTGGCTTGCAGACGGTAGGCGTCGTACTCATGATTGCTGTGATCGTTGCCCCGGCTGCGGCGGCCCGGCAATGGAGCAGTCGCTACGGCCGCGTGTTGCTACTGGCCGGTCTATTCGGCCTACTGAGCGGAGCCCTGGGCGCCTGGATCAGTAATCTGGCGCCTCGCCTGCCTACTGGTCCCATCATCGTGCTCTTGCTTACCGTACTGGTTCTGCTGTCAGTACTGATTGCACCAGCACGCGGCCTGCTCTGGCAACGTTACCGGCGTCGGCGCGCTCGCACAACGGCCCAGCAAGCTGTTGTAGCCGTTCTCCAGGAACTGGCACACCACCATCCTCAAGATCATCCACATCCTACCGCCACCATTCAAGCAGCCCTGGGGGGCAACGTCCCGGTTGAAGCCATTCTGCGCGACCTGGAGCGTCGAGGCAAAGTACAGCATAAGCCTGGTCAGGGCTGGCACCTTACCAATCCGCCGCATACACCATGA
- a CDS encoding DMT family transporter, translating to MAAPTTLSLSRGLRYMIGSAFMFSLMGLFVKVAGRHLPSQEIVLIRSIVTLFYSYLLLRWQRISWRGQRPGLLILRGVVGFLSLSCLYFALTRLPLADTLVLQHTSPIFTTLLAALWLKEPLGRRELAGILLSLVGVVLVARPGFLFGLRAAGLDPLGVAAAMGAAVFSAGAYVLVRELRRTEHPLTIVFYFPLVSTLGSIPMALPSAVWPSPIDWLVVVAGVGLSAQIAQVWMTRGLAEEQAGRAVAMNYLQIVFGALWGLLFFREIPTLLSLLGMGLVFVGTWLVARVRT from the coding sequence TTGGCAGCACCGACGACGCTTAGCCTCTCCCGCGGACTGCGCTACATGATCGGCTCAGCCTTCATGTTCAGCCTGATGGGGCTGTTTGTGAAGGTAGCCGGTCGCCATCTGCCCAGCCAGGAGATCGTTCTTATCCGTAGCATCGTTACACTTTTTTACAGCTATCTGCTACTTCGCTGGCAACGGATCTCGTGGCGCGGGCAACGGCCGGGCCTGTTGATCCTGCGCGGCGTGGTGGGTTTCCTGTCGCTGAGCTGTCTTTATTTTGCACTGACGCGCCTACCCCTGGCCGATACGCTGGTGCTTCAGCACACCAGCCCGATTTTCACCACGCTGCTGGCGGCCCTCTGGCTCAAAGAACCCCTCGGTCGTCGAGAGCTGGCCGGTATCCTGCTTAGCCTGGTTGGCGTGGTGCTGGTCGCTCGTCCCGGCTTTCTATTCGGCCTTCGAGCGGCCGGTCTGGATCCACTGGGCGTTGCTGCCGCCATGGGAGCCGCCGTTTTCAGTGCCGGCGCCTACGTACTTGTCCGGGAGCTTCGGCGCACCGAACATCCGCTGACCATTGTTTTTTACTTCCCCCTGGTTTCTACGCTGGGTTCGATCCCTATGGCCCTTCCCTCGGCCGTCTGGCCTTCGCCTATCGACTGGCTGGTCGTGGTGGCCGGAGTCGGTCTCAGTGCGCAGATCGCGCAGGTCTGGATGACCCGGGGCCTGGCCGAAGAACAGGCCGGTCGGGCTGTCGCGATGAACTACCTCCAGATTGTTTTTGGAGCCCTGTGGGGTCTGCTTTTCTTCCGCGAGATTCCGACGCTGCTGAGCCTGTTGGGCATGGGATTGGTCTTTGTCGGCACCTGGCTGGTCGCCCGCGTACGCACCTGA
- a CDS encoding metal-dependent transcriptional regulator, whose protein sequence is MLSEAQEDYLKQIFLLGEGEPVSTTALAERLGVRPASVTGMLQKLAALGLVEYRPYQGARLTEAGRKIAIELLRHHRLIETFLAEALGYDWHEVHDEAERLEHVISEQFEARIAEWLGHPERDPHGDPIPRPDLTFPALEPGRPLLLLPTGAVAQIVRVRAQDPDTLNLLARLSLRPGTRVHVLEQTPRGVRVAVGHERFLLPQELAEAIWVVQEVIS, encoded by the coding sequence ATGCTATCCGAAGCACAGGAAGATTACCTGAAGCAGATTTTTTTGCTGGGCGAGGGAGAGCCTGTTTCCACGACGGCGCTGGCCGAGCGGTTAGGCGTCCGTCCGGCCTCGGTGACGGGCATGTTGCAGAAGCTGGCAGCGCTGGGGCTGGTAGAATATCGTCCGTACCAGGGGGCGCGACTGACCGAAGCCGGTCGCAAAATCGCCATTGAGCTGTTACGCCATCATCGGTTGATCGAGACGTTTCTGGCGGAGGCGCTGGGATACGACTGGCACGAGGTGCACGATGAGGCAGAGCGACTGGAGCACGTCATCAGTGAACAGTTTGAAGCCCGCATCGCAGAATGGTTGGGGCATCCCGAGCGGGATCCCCATGGAGACCCGATTCCCCGGCCCGACCTTACGTTTCCTGCTCTTGAACCAGGACGTCCGCTGTTGCTATTACCGACAGGAGCCGTTGCACAGATCGTGCGGGTGCGGGCACAGGACCCCGACACGCTGAACCTGCTGGCCCGTCTGTCGCTGCGGCCAGGAACGCGCGTGCATGTACTTGAACAGACGCCCCGGGGCGTCCGCGTTGCTGTGGGCCATGAGCGTTTTCTCCTTCCCCAAGAACTGGCTGAAGCGATATGGGTCGTTCAGGAAGTTATCTCCTGA